A stretch of Megalobrama amblycephala isolate DHTTF-2021 linkage group LG14, ASM1881202v1, whole genome shotgun sequence DNA encodes these proteins:
- the LOC125244878 gene encoding guanylate-binding protein 1-like has protein sequence MVIMDKPVCLIDTESDGKLCVQQSALQILQQIQQPVVVVAVVGLYRTGKSYLMNRLAGQQTGFALGSTIESKTKGIWMWCVDHPTKAGTTLVLLDTEGLGDVDKGDSKHDTNIFCLAVLLSSTLVYNSRGTIDNRAVEELQYVTELTECIKVKSSDEDDDDSSEFVKFFPSFIWAVRDFTLERKIDGKDATEDEYLEFALKLKPGTSKKVMEYNLPRECIQNFFPSRTCFTFPFPTAPENVSRLESLDPADISSDFLEVTDRFCKFVFNKSHVKKLKDGITVTGRVLGHLAKTYVDTISSGAVPCLENAVIAMAMIENESAVKEGLEVYQSGMEKLKDSFPLELKDVSSEHQHLSNMATQTFMKRSFRDTDGKYLKSLEENINKLFDGYLCQNEQASKRRCKDLLSSLSAPMMENLKQGSYAKPGGYDLFCKDLEDIVKNYNSQANKEVKAEEVLEEFLKQKSVDSKAILQADENLTEKEKKIKEEIEKAALLQQEIKAEEEKQRQLKEKMEAEKQSNEERMRQMKVKMDEELRLQREEADRAMKSKLREQAALLEKGFKEKADMKTQETEEFKKQNAEAESNRAKEFAVMLENSNRRHEQSMAMMMQQQREQMKAIQEKIAQCSGGCCIS, from the exons ATGGTGATCATGGACAAACCAGTGTGCTTGATTGACACGGAGTCAGATGGGAAGCTGTGTGTGCAGCAGTCAGCTCTACAGATCCTGCAGCAGATCCAGCAGCCAGTGGTGGTGGTGGCCGTGGTGGGTCTCTACCGCACCGGGAAGTCCTACCTGATGAATCGCCTCGCAGGACAACAAACAG GGTTTGCATTGGGCAGCACTATTGAGTCCAAGACGAAGGGCATCTGGATGTGGTGTGTGGATCACCCCACTAAAGCAGGAACCACTCTGGTGCTGCTGGACACTGAGGGACTCGGAGACGTGGACAAG gGAGACTCAAAGCATGACACCAACATCTTCTGTCTGGCTGTGTTACTGAGCAGCACTCTGGTCTACAACAGTCGAGGCACGATTGACAACAGAGCTGTAGAGGAACTGCA ATATGTTACTGAACTAACAGAGTGCATTAAGGTCAAATCGTcagatgaggatgatgatgattcaAGCGAGTTTGTGAAGTTCTTCCCTAGTTTCATCTGGGCTGTGAGGGACTTCACTCTTGAGCGAAAGATCGATGGCAAAGATGCAACAGAGGATGAGTACCTAGAGTTTGCTCTGAAGCTGAAACCTG GCACATCAAAAAAAGTGATGGAGTACAACTTGCCCAGGGAGTGTATCCAAAATTTCTTCCCTTCCAGAACGTGTTTTACTTTCCCATTCCCAACCGCTCCAGAGAATGTGTCTCGTTTGGAGAGTTTGGATCCTGCTGATATTTCCTCTGACTTCCTGGAGGTCACAGATCGTTTCTGCAAGTTTGTCTTTAACAAGAGCCATGTGAAGAAGCTGAAAGATGGAATCACAGTCACTGGCAGAG TTCTGGGTCACTTGGCAAAAACATACGTGGACACCATCTCCAGTGGGGCTGTGCCGTGTCTGGAGAATGCTGTGATTGCTATGGCAATGATTGAGAATGAGTCTGCAGTGAAGGAGGGGCTTGAGGTTTACCAGAGTGGAATGGAGAAGCTGAAGGACTCCTTCCCTCTGGAACTGAAGGATGTGTCCTCAGAACACCAACATCTCAGCAACATGGCGACACAAACCTTCATGAAGCGTTCCTTCAGGGACACTGATGGGAAGTACCTGAAATCTCTAGAG gaaaacattaataaactcTTTGATGGATATCTGTGCCAAAACGAGCAAGCTTCAAAGAGACGATGTAAGGATCTGTTGTCATCCCTCTCTGCACCAATGATGGAAAATCTCAAGCAGGGTTCCTATGCTAAACCTGGTGGCTATGATCTCTTCTGCAAGGATCTGGAGGACATTGTGAAGAATTATAACAGCCAGGCCAATAAAGAAGTCAAG GCTGAAGAGGTCCTAGAGGAGTTTCTGAAGCAGAAGTCAGTGGATTCTAAAGCAATTCTGCAGGCTGACGAAAATCTCactgaaaaggaaaaaaagattaagg AGGAAATAGAGAAAGCAGCCCTCCTGCAGCAGGAAATCAAAGCTGAAGAGGAGAAGCAGCGACAACTCAAAGAGAAGATGGAAGCAGAGAAACAGAGTAATGAAGAGAGGATGAGACAGATGAAGGTGAAGATGGATGAGGAGCTGAGGCTCCAGAGAGAGGAGGCTGATCGTGCCATGAAGAGTAAACTGAGGGAGCAGGCTGCTCTGTTAGAGAAGGGCTTTAAGGAGAAAGCTGATATGAAGACCCAGGAGACAGAAGAGTTCAAGAAACAGAATGCTGAAGCTGAGAGTAACAGAGCTAAAGAGTTTGCAGTGATGTTAGAGAACTCAAACAGGAGACATGAGCAGTCTATGGCTATGATGATGCAGCAACAGAGAGAACAGATGAAGGCCATTCAGGAGAAGATTGCACAATGTTCAGGTGGATGTTGTATCTCCTGA